Proteins encoded within one genomic window of Felis catus isolate Fca126 chromosome C1, F.catus_Fca126_mat1.0, whole genome shotgun sequence:
- the CNPPD1 gene encoding protein CNPPD1 isoform X1, whose amino-acid sequence MLRRAAGGGAMDLAGLLLDEEGTFSLTGFQDFSFLPGHQKLSARIRRRLYYGWDWEADCSLEELSSPVADIAVELLQKAAPSPIRRLQKKYVAHVSREACISPCAMMLALVYIERLRHRNPDYLQHVSSSDLFLISMMVASKYLYDEGEEEEVFNDEWGAAGGVAVPTLNALERGFLNAMDWRLYTDPREIFEVLSWLESCVAEQQGRRRGWYTYTDLCVLLEQPAWQLALGSLCQRLAKLSCLLAMAYVSSVALAVASLAVIHQSLGLPCSPSPGPPDLGLASRCLLEPCIPSPVPQCLPCPVNVSSCLDGDTGLRSLWGSLLASLTPPPLPPPDPPAPPTLFHNCPLCQKLQRDSPSCHACHHSNHTVSTGSPSPGYHSRGLAPPWLWSPMPPLLPPPQQCSLFSVMELARLKSFIFPG is encoded by the exons ATGCTGCGCAG GGCGGCAGGTGGCGGCGCGATGGACTTGGCCGGGCTCCTGCTGGACGAAGAAGGCACCTTCTCCCTCACGGGCTTCCAGGACTTCTCG TTCCTCCCTGGACACCAGAAGCTCAGCGCTCGGATCCGAAGGAGACTCTACTATGGCTGGGACTGGGAAGCTGACTGCAGCTTGGAGGAACTCTCCAGCCCCGTGGCAG ACATTGCTGTGGAACTGCTCCAGAAGGCAGCCCCCAGCCCTATTCGCCGGCTCCAGAAGAAATACGTAGCTCATGTGTCCCG GGAGGCGTGCATCTCCCCGTGTGCTATGATGCTTGCTCTGGTGTACATTGAACGGCTCCGCCATCGAAACCCAGACTACCTACAGCACGTGTCGTCCTCTGACTTGTTCCTGATCTCCATG ATGGTGGCCAGTAAGTACCTCTATgatgaaggggaggaggaggaggtcttCAATGATGAATGGGGAGCTGCAGGGGGTGTGGCCGTGCCCACTCTCAATGCCCTGGAGAGGGGCTTCCTGAATGCCATG GATTGGCGTCTTTACACTGACCCTCGGGAGATCTTTGAGGTGCTGAGCTGGCTGGAGAGCTG TGTGGCTGAGCAGCAGGGACGGCGGCGGGGCTGGTACACCTACACAGACCTGTGTGTGCTGCTAGAGCAGCCGGCCTGGCAGTTGGCCCTGGGCTCCCTCTGCCAGCGGCTGGCAAAG CTGTCTTGCCTGTTAGCTATGGCATATGTGAGCAGTGTGGCCTTGGCTGTGGCGTCACTGGCTGTAATTCACCAGTCCTTGGGGCTGCCCTGCAGCCCCTCGCCCGGCCCCCCGGACCTTGGACTGGCCTCCAGGTGCCTCTTGGAACCCTGCATACCTTCTCCCGTGCCACAGTGCCTGCCATGTCCTGTTAACGTCTCCAGCTGCCTGGATGGTGACACAGGGCTGCGTTCACTCTGGGGCAGTCTTCTGGCTTCACTGACTCCTCCACCATTGCCTCCCCCAgaccctcctgcccctcccactcttttCCATAACTGTCCCCTTTGCCAGAAGCTCCAGAGAGACTCTCCAAGCTGCCACGCCTGCCACCACTCCAACCATACTGTCTCCACTGGGTCTCCCAGCCCTGGGTACCACTCCCGTGGCCTGGCTCCACCCTGGCTCTGGAGTCCAATGccccccctgctccccccgccccagcagtGTTCCCTTTTCAGTGTCATGGAGTTAGCCCGTCTCAAGTCTTTCATTTTCCCGGGCTAG
- the CNPPD1 gene encoding protein CNPPD1 isoform X2, which produces MDLAGLLLDEEGTFSLTGFQDFSFLPGHQKLSARIRRRLYYGWDWEADCSLEELSSPVADIAVELLQKAAPSPIRRLQKKYVAHVSREACISPCAMMLALVYIERLRHRNPDYLQHVSSSDLFLISMMVASKYLYDEGEEEEVFNDEWGAAGGVAVPTLNALERGFLNAMDWRLYTDPREIFEVLSWLESCVAEQQGRRRGWYTYTDLCVLLEQPAWQLALGSLCQRLAKLSCLLAMAYVSSVALAVASLAVIHQSLGLPCSPSPGPPDLGLASRCLLEPCIPSPVPQCLPCPVNVSSCLDGDTGLRSLWGSLLASLTPPPLPPPDPPAPPTLFHNCPLCQKLQRDSPSCHACHHSNHTVSTGSPSPGYHSRGLAPPWLWSPMPPLLPPPQQCSLFSVMELARLKSFIFPG; this is translated from the exons ATGGACTTGGCCGGGCTCCTGCTGGACGAAGAAGGCACCTTCTCCCTCACGGGCTTCCAGGACTTCTCG TTCCTCCCTGGACACCAGAAGCTCAGCGCTCGGATCCGAAGGAGACTCTACTATGGCTGGGACTGGGAAGCTGACTGCAGCTTGGAGGAACTCTCCAGCCCCGTGGCAG ACATTGCTGTGGAACTGCTCCAGAAGGCAGCCCCCAGCCCTATTCGCCGGCTCCAGAAGAAATACGTAGCTCATGTGTCCCG GGAGGCGTGCATCTCCCCGTGTGCTATGATGCTTGCTCTGGTGTACATTGAACGGCTCCGCCATCGAAACCCAGACTACCTACAGCACGTGTCGTCCTCTGACTTGTTCCTGATCTCCATG ATGGTGGCCAGTAAGTACCTCTATgatgaaggggaggaggaggaggtcttCAATGATGAATGGGGAGCTGCAGGGGGTGTGGCCGTGCCCACTCTCAATGCCCTGGAGAGGGGCTTCCTGAATGCCATG GATTGGCGTCTTTACACTGACCCTCGGGAGATCTTTGAGGTGCTGAGCTGGCTGGAGAGCTG TGTGGCTGAGCAGCAGGGACGGCGGCGGGGCTGGTACACCTACACAGACCTGTGTGTGCTGCTAGAGCAGCCGGCCTGGCAGTTGGCCCTGGGCTCCCTCTGCCAGCGGCTGGCAAAG CTGTCTTGCCTGTTAGCTATGGCATATGTGAGCAGTGTGGCCTTGGCTGTGGCGTCACTGGCTGTAATTCACCAGTCCTTGGGGCTGCCCTGCAGCCCCTCGCCCGGCCCCCCGGACCTTGGACTGGCCTCCAGGTGCCTCTTGGAACCCTGCATACCTTCTCCCGTGCCACAGTGCCTGCCATGTCCTGTTAACGTCTCCAGCTGCCTGGATGGTGACACAGGGCTGCGTTCACTCTGGGGCAGTCTTCTGGCTTCACTGACTCCTCCACCATTGCCTCCCCCAgaccctcctgcccctcccactcttttCCATAACTGTCCCCTTTGCCAGAAGCTCCAGAGAGACTCTCCAAGCTGCCACGCCTGCCACCACTCCAACCATACTGTCTCCACTGGGTCTCCCAGCCCTGGGTACCACTCCCGTGGCCTGGCTCCACCCTGGCTCTGGAGTCCAATGccccccctgctccccccgccccagcagtGTTCCCTTTTCAGTGTCATGGAGTTAGCCCGTCTCAAGTCTTTCATTTTCCCGGGCTAG